ACAGGAATATCATTTTTTATGTAACTACCCTTCTGTTTTTCTCGGGTATTATGTACTGGTTCATTTCAATGGGCAGGGAACTGGATACCCCGGGCGCCAATGCGGGAACTTTTGCACCGGTGTCAGTGTGGGACAGTTTTGTGGTCTCGCTGGGCGAAAACCTTCGTCATCCGCTTGCCCTGCTGCTGCTGCAGATTGTGGCCATACTGCTTACCGCCAGGTTATTTGGGTGGATCTGCGTGAAGATGCGCCAGCCCTCGGTGATTGGCGAAATGATCGCGGGCATTGCTTTGGGCCCGTCCTTTCTGGGCATGCATTTTCCGGAGTTTTCAGGATTTCTTTTCCCTTCAGAATCGCTGGGCAACCTGCAGTTCCTGAGTCAGATTGGCCTTATCCTATTCATGTATATCGTAGGGATGGAACTGGATCTGAAGGTTCTGAGAAAAAAAGCACACGATGCAGTGGTCATCAGCCATGCCAGCATCATTATACCGTTCACGCTTGGAATCGGGCTTTCCTACTATATTTACAGGGAATTCGCACCTGATAATACCTCCTTTATTTCCTTTGCGCTTTTTATTGCCATTGCCATGAGCATTACGGCTTTCCCCGTTCTGGCCCGGATTGTTCAGGAAAGAAACCTGCAGAAGACCAAGCTGGGTACCGTGGTCATTACCTGCGCCGCAGCAGATGACATTACCGCCTGGTGTATCCTGGCCGCGGTTATCGCCATTGTAAAGGCAGGATCTTTCGGCAGTTCGCTGTTCGTCATCCTCATGGCGGTAGCGTATGTGTTTCTCATGATAAAACTTGTGCGGCCTTTCGTAAAAAGGGTGGCAGAACTGCAAACGGGGAAGGGGCTTATGAGCAGGTCCGTTGTAGCCATTTTCTTCCTGATCCTGATTATTTCTTCGTATATAACCGAAGTGATCGGGATTCATGCCCTTTTTGGAGCATTTATGGCTGGTGCCATCATGCCCGAAAATACCAAATTCAGAAACCTTTTCATTGAGAAAATTGAAGATGTTGCACTGGTGCTCCTGCTGCCGCTGTTCTTTGTATTTACGGGGCTGCGGACGCAGATTGGCCTGCTGAATGACGCCCACCTTTGGCAGACTGCGGGCCTCATCATAGCCGTTGCGGTTACGGGTAAGTTTATCGGAAGCGCCCTGACGGCGAAATTCCTGAGGATCAGCTGGAGAGACAGCCTCACGATCGGCGCACTTATGAATACCCGGGGCCTCATGGAACTTATTGTGCTCAACATCGGCTACGATCTCGGCGTCCTCAGTCCGGAAATATTCGCGATGCTGGTGATCATGGCCCTGGTGACGACCTTTATGACCGGGCCGGCGCTGGACCTTATCAATTTCCTTTTCAGAAAAACACCCGCTACCCCCGATGAAGAGGACGATGCCGAGACCAGCCGCTACAAGGTGCTGCTGTCCTTTGTGGAGGCGGAAAGCGGAAGCAGCCTACTGAGGCTTGCAGATAACCTGACACACAAGATGAACGGTAACAAATCCATCACCGCCATGAATTTTGCGCCGGTAAACGACCTGCACACTTTTGCGGCGGATGATTATGAGAAGCAGCAGTTCGGGGACGTGCTGCACACCGCACACCAGCTCAAGACAGCAGTCACCACACTTTTTAAAGTATCGAATGACATGGAATCCGACATCATCAGCATTACCAAAAAAGGGAATTATGACCTGCTGCTGATTATGCCGGGGGGATCCATCTTCGAAGGTACACTGCTTGGGAGGCTGTTGGGCTTCACCACAAATATCATCAATCCCGGCAAGTTGCTGGATACCGTAACAGGCCGTGCCAACCTGTTCAACCTGTCACCTTTTGATGCCGCAACCCTGAGTATACTTGATAAAACCCAGACGCCGGTTGGGATTATGATCGACAGGGATTTTCGCAGTGCTGATAAGGTCTTTGTGCCGCTCTTTGACCTTAATGATTTTTATCTGCTTGAATATGCCAAAAGACTTATCAACAATAACGATGCGCAGATCGTTATCCTGGATGCCGGCGGCCAGATACGGAAAAACGTGGAAATACGCGAACTGATCCGGAGCATTGAACAGATGGCTCCTAACCATATCACTTTGCGCGCTGACCGCAGCATCGAAAAAGCGTTTCTCGATTCGCAGGACCTGATGATGATCAGCCGCCGAAGCTGGCAGACCCTCGTTGACAGTAAAAGTCTTTGGCTCTCCGATGTGCCCAGCACGCTGATTGTCTCGCATCCTGTGTAAAGCAGACGGCAGCGTTACACTATAAGACTAATTGGGCTTACCGGTTTATATTTACTTATACACAGGTGCGCATTAACGTAAAATGAAAGCTGGATCCCGAACCCCATACGCTTTCAACACGCAAAGTCCCGCCCTGTGCCTCAATAAATTCCTTACTGATCGCCAGGCCTAAACCGGTTCCTTCTTTTTGGGTACCGGGCACCCTGAAATACCGGTCGAAAACCTTTGCAAGGTATTGCTCCGGAATTCCGGAACCCTGGTCTTTCACCGTAAATTTTACATGATCTCCTTCTTCAGACACCTTCACCTTTACGGTGCCGCCTTCATAAGAGTAGCGGATGGCATTGGAAATAAGGTTAATGAGAATCCATACGGTCTTTTCTTCGTCAGCAAGCACTTGGGACACATTTTCTGGAAGGGTTGCTTCCACAGTCATTTTTTTCTGTTCTGCCGGTGTTTTGGTAGCCTCAACCGCCCGGCGCACCAATTCTTTCGGATCCGCCGGTTCCTGAGAAAGCTGAATATTACCGCTTTCAACCTGCGTGAGATTAAGCAGTTCACGGGTAATTTTCAAAAGACGGTTTGCATCATCCTTTATGTTCTCAACCAGCTCTTTCTGTTCAGTATTTAAGGTGCCAACATGGTCATTTTCGAGCAATTGAATACTCATTTTCATCGATGAAATGGGGGTCTTGAATTCGTGGGAAACGGTGCCGATGAAATTGGTTTTTGCCACGTCCAGTTCCTTGAAAGGCGTGATATTCCGCAGCAGGATCACGTGGCCGATCAACTGTGAAACCTTTTCCCCGGTAGGAACTACCTGAATGTCGATCAGTTCCTTTTCAAAATAACTTTCCTTGCCGTCCGCAAAAATTTTGAGGGGCTCTTTGGTTTTCCCGACTTCAGGTTGAATGAGTTCCTTTATGAGATCCCTGACCAGATCATTGGTTACCGCCACATCCTGAATCTGCCGGCCGATAAAATGCTCCTTTTTAATGCCTGAGATTTTTAAAGCTTCACCGTTGGCAAACAGGACTTTTTTATTTTCATCGATGCCGATCACCGGATCGTGCAGGTTATTGATGAGGGTTTCAATACGTTTTTTCCCTTTGATGATTTTATCGAGTTTGCTCTCGGCGTACTCTTCCAGTTTCTCAGCCATGGTGTTAAACGACCGGGCCAATTCGCCAAATTCGCTGTTGCTTTCAAACCGTACGCGCTCTTTGTAGTTCTGGTTGGCGATCTGTCTGATGCTTTCGGTGAGTTCCTTGATGGGGTTGGCAATATTTCCCGGCAGGTTAACAAGCAAAACAAAAGCAATCAGAAAACAGAGCGTGCCCGCTGCAGAGATCCACGACACCGCTCGGTCTGCGGTAGCGCCGGCAATGCTGCTCTTGCGTTCAATGGCATCCATATTAAGGCGCATCAGCTCCGCGATATCATTCCGGATGGAAGAAGCCAACACGGAATCATCTGGATTCAGTTTTAACCTGCTGAAGTGGGAAGCGAGGTCCGAAGTTCGTTCCTCTTCGCCGCTTTCTGTTACGTTCGCTTTCTGTTGAGCCAGGTTTTTTTCAAAAACACCAATGGCCTCTTTGTTTTTCGGAATTTCCTCCAATGCCAGAAGCATATTCCGTGAATACTCGAGCGTGTTGTAATTGGCTACAAGAATATTATTAGTGTCCCGTTTCAGCGCATTTACATAGTAAATACTCATCGCGGCAAGTAATAAAATAAAGGCAAACAAAAGGCCTACGCCGGAGATGAGTTTCGTTTTAATTTTCATTTTTATTCTTTTCTTGTAAGAGAACGTAGGCCTGTGGGTCCTTGCTAGCTCAGTATAACGGTATCAACTTTCTCGGCAGCCAGCTTTTTTAAAAGCAAGGGGAAGGTACCGGTAGCCATGATTAGATTCCATAAGGTTAAACGCGGTTTTCCGATACACACGGTGGTTATCTTTTTCTCTTCAACCTGACTGATGATGGCTTTAGGTATGGATGAATGGGAGATACTTATGATTTCTGCGCCCAGTTCAGTCGCTAATTTATAATTATTAATCAGATGCCTCTGTTTGCTTAACGCAATTTTATCGGCATTTTCTGCAGGCGTCTGCACATAGAGTACAAACCATTTGCTGTGATAATAGTTCGCGAGTCTAGCCGTTTTTTTGATGATGGTTTTTGCCGATTTTTCGTTGCTGCTGATGCAGGCCAGAAAGCGCTCGTGTTTTAAGGTATTGGGTTTCAAAACCTCGGTCTCTACCTTTCTGTTGACCTGGGTAGCCACTTCTTTCAGGGCGAGTTCCCGAAGCTGCAGGATATGGTCGCTTTGGAAGAAGTTGGTTAAAGCCGCTTCGATTTTTTCGGCGTTATAAATTTTTCCTTCCTTCAGTCTGGCAATCAGTTCATCTGCCGTCAGGTCAATGTTCACCACTTCGTCTGCCTGCGCCACCACGCTGTCCGGGATTCTTTCCTGTACCGAAATTCCGGTGATGTTTCTTATTTCGTCATTAAGGCTTTCGATATGCTGAATATTTACCGCCGAAATCACATTGATTCCCGCATCCAGAATCTCAAAAACATCCTGCCATCGTTTTTGGTTTTTACTGCCCTCAATGTTGGTATGCGCCAGTTCATCAATGATCACCACTTCCGGCCGGAGGTTAATGACTGCCTGAACATCAAACTCCTCGAGTTCTTTTCCTTTGTAGAATAATGTTCTCCGCGGAATAAGCGGCAGTCCTTCCAGTAGGGCTGCCGTTTCTTCGCGGCGGTGCGTCTCGATATATCCGATTTTTACATCAATACCGCTGCGCAGCAGCGTGTGCGCTTCCTGCAGCATTCGGAAGGTCTTCCCGACACCTGCGCTCATGCCGATGTACAGTTTGAATTTTCCCCGCCGCGATTTTTTAATCAGCTGGAGAAAATGTTCTGCGGTTTTTCTTTCTTCGTCCATTTTCTTTGGGGATGTCGGTTTTTTGTGAAGCAGCAGACGTGTTTTTCCTGTTATCCTAAAAACTGATGGCCAAAGCGGTTGTGGCAGATAAGCTGCCAGAGCTGAAACTTCCGTCATGGTGAACAAAGATAGGGTCTTTACTGGCCAGATTTTTAATTTCTGTCCGCCAAATGAGATTCGGCAGAATGGCGTAATCAGCATTTACGGAGTACCCAAAAGTTTGAAAACCGCCAGGAGTTCCGCTGGCAATGATCACCCCGGCTTTATCCTGATAGTATTCGCCTCTCGCGGTGACGCTGAATTTATCGGTAGCCGTGTATTTGGCCACTATAACGGGTGTGTACCAGGTATTGTAACTGCTGCTTCCTTTTTCTTTCTGTTCGGCTCCGATATCAAATCCGGCCGTAACTCCGAGCTTATCATTGATCTGATAAATGGCATAAAGGTTATGGAAGTAGCGCATCTGGCGGAGGCTGTCGGGTTTGTCATTTCCAATAAACGATCCGCTGTTCAGGGTAAGTTTTGCGTTGGGTTTAAAGGTCAGCTGATGTCCGAACGCCGGTGTTGAATTTCCGTCCACCCGCTGGATGCGCTGCCATCCGTTCAGCACCAGACCGCTGAGGAACCACTTGCCGCTGGGGGAGGTATAGGAAATTTTTGCACCAGTTTCAAAATAAGGCGAGTTTTCTGCAAACAGGCTGCGCGTGAGGGTCCAGTTGTCTTTCCCTGTAGCACTTTCGAAACCGAGATGCGAGGGTAGAATTCCGGCATCGATCCAGAGATCATGCTTTTTGGATATTTTGAAACCGATGTTGCCTTCATAAATATTCTTTAAGACATCGGGTTCCGCAGCATAATTGGCACTCATGTAGGAACCTGTCCCTATAGCGATAGTCGCTCTCACCTTTTCGGTACTGTAATTTGCCTTTATATAGGCGAGATTCAGGCTCACCTCATTATTTCTGTTGTGGCTGTACACAAATCCGGGTCGCGTGTTGTTGAGCGGTCTGTTGGCATCAAACTGATCATATACTTCGGCATAGCCGCTGAGATTGAGTTTTTTTACGGAATCAGATTCTGCCTGAGCCGATAAAATTCCCATGCCGCCTGTTAGAAATGAGGCGATTATTAACTTTTTAGTCATTGTTATTTTTTATCTGATGATTATTTTAATTGGTCTAACGCGATGTTCAGTTTCAGGACATTGATTTTTTCCGGGCCGAACAGTCCCATTAAAGGTTGATCGGTATGATCCACAATAAGCTGTTCCACTTTCCCGGGATCAATACCTCTGGTTTTTGCGATCCGTTTTACCTGAAATTTTGCTGCCTGGACAGAAATATGCGGATCGAGACCGCTTCCGCTTGCCGTAACCATGTCCACAGGAATATCCGCTTTTGTCATTCCGGGATTCATGATTAACAAAGTGTCAATACGGGCCTGAACTTCTGCGAGATATTCTTCATTGGAAGGTCCTTTGTTGCTTCCGCCGGAACCGGCGGCGTTATAGTCGACGGCTGACGGACGGGAACTGAAGTAATTATCCTGGGTAAAAGACTGGCCGATATTGGTGTAGTATTTTTTCCCCTGATGTTGTATGATATCGCCCTTTCCGTTATTCGGAACGAGCTGTGCAATTCCCCAAACCGTCAGAGGATAGAGGACTGCAAAAAAGATGAGGATCACCGCGGTGAGCTTGACGGCCGGTAAAATGTGTTTTTTCATTGTAGGTAATTTTTTAAATAAATAAAGAGACAACGATATCGATGATTTTAATCCCGATAAACGGAACAACAACACCTCCTAACCCATAGATGAAGAGATTTCTGCGTAAAAGTGCCGATGCACCGATGGGTTTGTAGGCAACGCCTTTCAGCGCAAGGGGTATGAGGAACGGAATGATGACCGCATTGAAGATCACTGCGGATAATATGGCGCTTTCAGGACTGTTGAGATTCATAATATTGAGGCTTTGAAGGGCCGGAATCGCAGTGATAAAAAGTGCCGGGATGATCGCGAAGTATTTTGCTACGTCGTTGGCAATACTGAAGGTGGTAAGGGTTCCGCGCGTCATAAGCAGCTGTTTTCCGATTTCCACCACTTCAATGAGTTTAGTGGGATCATTGTCAAGGTCCACCATGTTTCCGGCTTCTTTTGCGGCCTGGGTTCCGCTGTTCATCGCTACACCCACATCTGCCTGGGCAAGTGCGGGGGCATCGTTGGTTCCGTCACCCATCATTGCGACCAGTCGTCCCTCGGCCTGCTCTTTTTTGATGTAGTTCATCTTGTCTTCGGGCTTCGCTTCGGCAATAAAATCATCTACGCCGGCTTTTTCTGCAATAAATTTGGCGGTGAGCGGATTGTCACCCGTCACCATCACCGTTTTGATGCCCATTTTGCGCAGCCGTGCAAAACGTTCCTGTATGCCGGGTTTAATGATGTCCTGAAGTTCAATCACGCCCAGAACTTTTTCATTTTCCGCTACAACAAGGGGTGTTCCGCCGTTGCTGGAGATTATCCATACTCTTTCCTCCGTTTTGGCTGGAAAGACATGACCCGCTTTCTCGGTGATGTTTTTAATGGCATCGGTCGCTCCTTTGCGGATGCGCGTATTGTCGAAATCGATTCCCGAACTTCTCGTTTCAGCGGAAAACTGAATAAAGCGCGGACTTTTAACTTCATAAGTCTGAGGATCTATGCCGGCCAGTTCAATGATGGACTTTCCCTCCGGAGTCGCGTCACTCATCGAACTTAATACCCCTGCCCGGATCAGCTGCTTTTCGCTGATGCCTTCAGCAGGATAAAAATGAGTGGCTTTCCGGTTACCAATGGTGATGGTTCCGGTTTTGTCCAGCAGAAGGACATCGATGTCGCCGGCTGTTTCTACCGCTTTCCCGCTTTTGGTGATGACATTCGCCCGCAAGGCGCGGTCCATCCCTGCGATTCCGATGGCAGAAAGTAATCCTCCGATGGTAGTTGGAATCAGACAGACGAACAGGGCAATAAAGGAGGCGATCGTAATGGGTGCATTCGCGTAATCGGCAAATGGTTTCAGGGTGATGGTGACAATGATGAATACCAGCGTAAATCCTGCCAGCAGAATAGTGAGCGCGATTTCATTGGGTGTTTTCTGTCTTGATGCTCCCTCCACCAAAGCGATCATCTTATCAAGGAAGCTTTCTCCCGGCTCGGTGGTGACCTGTACTTTGATGCGGTCCGACAGGACTTTTGTGCCGCCGGTTACCGAACTTTTATCACCGCCCGATTCGCG
This window of the Flavobacteriaceae bacterium 3519-10 genome carries:
- a CDS encoding two-component sensor histidine kinase, yielding MKIKTKLISGVGLLFAFILLLAAMSIYYVNALKRDTNNILVANYNTLEYSRNMLLALEEIPKNKEAIGVFEKNLAQQKANVTESGEEERTSDLASHFSRLKLNPDDSVLASSIRNDIAELMRLNMDAIERKSSIAGATADRAVSWISAAGTLCFLIAFVLLVNLPGNIANPIKELTESIRQIANQNYKERVRFESNSEFGELARSFNTMAEKLEEYAESKLDKIIKGKKRIETLINNLHDPVIGIDENKKVLFANGEALKISGIKKEHFIGRQIQDVAVTNDLVRDLIKELIQPEVGKTKEPLKIFADGKESYFEKELIDIQVVPTGEKVSQLIGHVILLRNITPFKELDVAKTNFIGTVSHEFKTPISSMKMSIQLLENDHVGTLNTEQKELVENIKDDANRLLKITRELLNLTQVESGNIQLSQEPADPKELVRRAVEATKTPAEQKKMTVEATLPENVSQVLADEEKTVWILINLISNAIRYSYEGGTVKVKVSEEGDHVKFTVKDQGSGIPEQYLAKVFDRYFRVPGTQKEGTGLGLAISKEFIEAQGGTLRVESVWGSGSSFHFTLMRTCV
- a CDS encoding Potassium-transporting ATPase B chain, whose translation is MKSDHPSLFQKELLNEALVQSFVKLNPKLMFRNPVMFTVEIGTAVMLAVTLWTLAGETSQGSFGYNFTVFFILLLTLLFANFAEAIAEARGKAQADSLRKTREETPARLENGEIISSSQLKKRDVFICEAGDLIATDGEIIEGLATIDESAITGESAPVIRESGGDKSSVTGGTKVLSDRIKVQVTTEPGESFLDKMIALVEGASRQKTPNEIALTILLAGFTLVFIIVTITLKPFADYANAPITIASFIALFVCLIPTTIGGLLSAIGIAGMDRALRANVITKSGKAVETAGDIDVLLLDKTGTITIGNRKATHFYPAEGISEKQLIRAGVLSSMSDATPEGKSIIELAGIDPQTYEVKSPRFIQFSAETRSSGIDFDNTRIRKGATDAIKNITEKAGHVFPAKTEERVWIISSNGGTPLVVAENEKVLGVIELQDIIKPGIQERFARLRKMGIKTVMVTGDNPLTAKFIAEKAGVDDFIAEAKPEDKMNYIKKEQAEGRLVAMMGDGTNDAPALAQADVGVAMNSGTQAAKEAGNMVDLDNDPTKLIEVVEIGKQLLMTRGTLTTFSIANDVAKYFAIIPALFITAIPALQSLNIMNLNSPESAILSAVIFNAVIIPFLIPLALKGVAYKPIGASALLRRNLFIYGLGGVVVPFIGIKIIDIVVSLFI
- a CDS encoding Na+/H+-exchanging protein (Na+/H+ antiporter), producing MQKYRNIIFYVTTLLFFSGIMYWFISMGRELDTPGANAGTFAPVSVWDSFVVSLGENLRHPLALLLLQIVAILLTARLFGWICVKMRQPSVIGEMIAGIALGPSFLGMHFPEFSGFLFPSESLGNLQFLSQIGLILFMYIVGMELDLKVLRKKAHDAVVISHASIIIPFTLGIGLSYYIYREFAPDNTSFISFALFIAIAMSITAFPVLARIVQERNLQKTKLGTVVITCAAADDITAWCILAAVIAIVKAGSFGSSLFVILMAVAYVFLMIKLVRPFVKRVAELQTGKGLMSRSVVAIFFLILIISSYITEVIGIHALFGAFMAGAIMPENTKFRNLFIEKIEDVALVLLLPLFFVFTGLRTQIGLLNDAHLWQTAGLIIAVAVTGKFIGSALTAKFLRISWRDSLTIGALMNTRGLMELIVLNIGYDLGVLSPEIFAMLVIMALVTTFMTGPALDLINFLFRKTPATPDEEDDAETSRYKVLLSFVEAESGSSLLRLADNLTHKMNGNKSITAMNFAPVNDLHTFAADDYEKQQFGDVLHTAHQLKTAVTTLFKVSNDMESDIISITKKGNYDLLLIMPGGSIFEGTLLGRLLGFTTNIINPGKLLDTVTGRANLFNLSPFDAATLSILDKTQTPVGIMIDRDFRSADKVFVPLFDLNDFYLLEYAKRLINNNDAQIVILDAGGQIRKNVEIRELIRSIEQMAPNHITLRADRSIEKAFLDSQDLMMISRRSWQTLVDSKSLWLSDVPSTLIVSHPV
- a CDS encoding Potassium-transporting ATPase C chain is translated as MLLFRLSGLKSSISLSLYLFKKLPTMKKHILPAVKLTAVILIFFAVLYPLTVWGIAQLVPNNGKGDIIQHQGKKYYTNIGQSFTQDNYFSSRPSAVDYNAAGSGGSNKGPSNEEYLAEVQARIDTLLIMNPGMTKADIPVDMVTASGSGLDPHISVQAAKFQVKRIAKTRGIDPGKVEQLIVDHTDQPLMGLFGPEKINVLKLNIALDQLK
- a CDS encoding Osmosensitive K+ channel histidine kinase kdpD, coding for MFTMTEVSALAAYLPQPLWPSVFRITGKTRLLLHKKPTSPKKMDEERKTAEHFLQLIKKSRRGKFKLYIGMSAGVGKTFRMLQEAHTLLRSGIDVKIGYIETHRREETAALLEGLPLIPRRTLFYKGKELEEFDVQAVINLRPEVVIIDELAHTNIEGSKNQKRWQDVFEILDAGINVISAVNIQHIESLNDEIRNITGISVQERIPDSVVAQADEVVNIDLTADELIARLKEGKIYNAEKIEAALTNFFQSDHILQLRELALKEVATQVNRKVETEVLKPNTLKHERFLACISSNEKSAKTIIKKTARLANYYHSKWFVLYVQTPAENADKIALSKQRHLINNYKLATELGAEIISISHSSIPKAIISQVEEKKITTVCIGKPRLTLWNLIMATGTFPLLLKKLAAEKVDTVILS